In one Candidatus Neomarinimicrobiota bacterium genomic region, the following are encoded:
- a CDS encoding T9SS type A sorting domain-containing protein codes for MKKTVTMIFLLTALLFGVTEVKANVYASSVTVAYSGTFPATITYNLNQDATSVVITITDNSTGSVVQTITIAGGNAGTLTGFNDVEWDGSFAAGGSATSGVYTIEILASDDTGSSGYELLSFDTGPDSWYWSSSGVASNNRNGSTQFGTAYVTERTGGKSGNTGGIQTDRGLYLHDSFGKYRGGQQSVAFASGNADVDWAAGFSDEGSPWGVTVGPDDQVYVFSLASNRDTPKKGGIAVGDADFSTGSVVTLLDFSDLSNHNPISDAIVVGTGADRVLYTVEQTGARTGSDNDSFTDGDGFDTAEIKSYALGETNALFTGSGTVVIPTTTLSNPFRIEIDAAGFLYVVQQAHDTLASANNVFGLSKWDISGASPVEVWHVNLNSAPDHTEPQNTNGTQATNFNGLALDEAGGRVYVTRKGAERPLHNVIAYNMSTGALGASFAAAQSVVDTGTVDLGGGAGNSIRDVGVDAAGNVMIVNSSFEAFRIYSPPDGANSFTTFSPSAVDVDNAGVITGVEDSKVASLPKAITLAQNYPNPFNGTTTINYTLANTGDVKLVIYDILGKEIISLVNTSQSAGSHTAIWFGQNTSGVDVVSGIYFYKLTFGSGASVNAQSSIIKRMLYLK; via the coding sequence ATGAAAAAAACAGTAACGATGATATTTCTGCTCACGGCCTTATTGTTTGGCGTGACGGAAGTAAAAGCTAATGTTTATGCTTCGTCGGTTACAGTAGCTTATAGCGGAACGTTTCCCGCTACAATTACTTACAATCTTAATCAGGACGCGACGTCTGTTGTTATTACTATTACAGATAATTCTACTGGCAGTGTTGTTCAGACCATTACCATTGCAGGCGGTAATGCAGGAACATTAACAGGATTTAACGATGTAGAATGGGATGGAAGCTTTGCCGCAGGAGGCAGCGCTACATCAGGAGTATATACTATAGAAATATTAGCATCAGACGATACAGGTTCTTCAGGATATGAACTGCTCAGTTTTGATACCGGTCCTGATAGTTGGTATTGGAGTTCTTCGGGTGTTGCATCAAATAACAGAAACGGCAGCACTCAATTCGGTACAGCTTATGTTACCGAACGTACAGGAGGAAAATCCGGAAATACAGGTGGAATTCAGACCGATAGAGGATTGTATCTACACGACTCTTTCGGAAAATATCGTGGTGGTCAACAATCAGTTGCATTTGCATCAGGTAATGCAGATGTAGATTGGGCAGCAGGATTTTCCGATGAAGGATCTCCTTGGGGTGTAACAGTTGGACCCGATGATCAGGTTTATGTATTTAGTCTCGCAAGTAACCGTGATACGCCTAAAAAAGGTGGAATAGCAGTTGGTGATGCTGATTTCTCAACAGGTAGTGTCGTTACTTTATTGGATTTCTCTGATCTATCAAACCACAACCCCATATCAGACGCTATAGTTGTTGGTACGGGTGCAGACCGGGTGTTATATACAGTCGAACAGACCGGAGCAAGAACCGGTTCGGATAATGACAGTTTCACTGACGGTGACGGATTTGATACGGCAGAGATCAAGAGTTATGCGTTAGGCGAGACAAATGCGCTTTTCACAGGCTCCGGAACGGTAGTAATTCCTACAACAACATTGAGTAATCCATTTCGCATAGAAATAGACGCTGCTGGCTTTCTATATGTAGTACAGCAAGCTCATGATACATTAGCATCAGCCAATAATGTTTTCGGACTAAGTAAATGGGATATTTCTGGCGCATCACCGGTTGAAGTATGGCATGTGAATCTCAATTCTGCACCAGATCATACCGAGCCACAAAATACTAATGGCACACAAGCGACGAACTTCAACGGACTCGCATTGGACGAGGCAGGCGGCCGAGTTTATGTAACTCGTAAAGGCGCAGAACGACCATTGCACAATGTCATTGCATACAATATGAGCACTGGCGCTTTAGGAGCAAGTTTCGCTGCAGCTCAGTCGGTAGTTGATACCGGTACCGTAGACCTTGGTGGCGGTGCTGGAAATAGCATCCGCGACGTTGGTGTTGATGCAGCCGGTAATGTTATGATCGTTAATAGTTCATTCGAAGCGTTTAGAATTTATTCTCCTCCGGATGGAGCCAACAGCTTCACGACTTTCAGTCCATCCGCTGTTGATGTCGATAATGCCGGAGTAATAACCGGTGTTGAAGACAGTAAAGTTGCCAGCCTACCAAAGGCTATCACTTTAGCACAGAATTATCCGAATCCGTTTAACGGCACTACTACAATCAATTACACACTTGCCAATACCGGAGATGTAAAATTGGTTATTTATGATATTCTCGGCAAGGAAATAATCTCCCTTGTAAATACAAGCCAAAGCGCAGGTTCTCACACTGCAATATGGTTTGGACAGAATACAAGCGGAGTAGATGTAGTGAGTGGTATCTATTTTTATAAACTCACTTTCGGGTCCGGAGCAAGTGTCAATGCTCAATCAAGTATAATAAAACGCATGCTTTATCTTAAGTAA
- a CDS encoding TonB-dependent receptor, protein MDRTFTFIKKAFLYLSIFTLSILLFHSSSVLYAGTKGKLKGRVVDAETGTPLPGVNVKILESTLGAATDGDGYFIILNVFPGKHILNASYIGYASTSVSVEVSVDLTTTQNFNLSQKMIEGGEVIVVAERPIVEMGRTNSASIMSAEQIDELPVQSLTDLVQLQAGVVLDRSGGIHIRGGRTNEVAYLVDGIPISDQFSSGGGSLIGLESGNIQQLQVISGTFNAEYGQAQSGVINVITKNPGTKYTGSILFYSGDRISSNNDIFLGANDFSPTNERNIEGNISGPIAGSSKLGFYFYGRHLVDDGFLTGRQLALPEDGWKISAYDTWFRRKFPNDPSVQNDIISIPDSLLTGDGSIVPMNPKERLFLNLKLIYKINQVMNATYGLFFEDETGKIYDDDYRFTPDALKNSKKRSQIHLLNFNHTLSQNMFYNVAFSYTNRRNESFLFEDIIDERLQTVSPSRDRFNLGGTKSGIEKIENDKFLAKADVTWQIDNTNLLKIGGEIIRHRVSFRSTTPEFSDDAAVGSNFFPSDATLSFDEFLSQSREALLVAPQLTLTGNTGFSDIRYDHKPTELALYAQNTVELNELILNMGLRFDWFSPDHSTLVDPRVNPALGSVSLLSATSLQDVKTQKQLSPRFGIAYPISDKGVLHVAYGHFFKTPPFEFIFDNSEYKVSGISGPVVGNPDLKPQKTVAYEIGLQQEVFDNIGLDLTIFYSDFKNLVGLEIVRQIGNFSSYLQRVNIDNGTNRGFTLAVSKVGGFLSGSLDYTFQVGRGSESDPNNIAIIQTAGAAGGVIEDAEKQLLSLDWDQRHTLNATLAGNINAWTVSFIGRFSSGQPYTPELLRLDIKSKFKNTENKPLQHSVDMFIRKNFLLGKRSASLFLRVFNIYDKANELTVFPVTGKAGRDHRFEIEKELDTARLVNLFTLQDVDIRQDWYSEPRKVELGLSIAFGK, encoded by the coding sequence TTGGATAGAACTTTCACATTTATTAAAAAAGCGTTTTTGTATCTATCCATCTTTACCCTGAGTATCCTGTTATTTCATTCTTCATCTGTGCTGTATGCCGGAACTAAAGGAAAATTAAAGGGGCGCGTAGTTGATGCGGAAACCGGAACTCCGCTGCCCGGTGTAAACGTCAAAATCCTCGAATCAACTTTAGGCGCTGCGACAGATGGAGATGGGTATTTTATAATACTCAATGTTTTCCCGGGGAAACATATATTGAATGCTTCGTACATTGGATATGCTTCAACATCGGTATCAGTGGAAGTCAGTGTTGACTTGACCACAACACAGAACTTTAACTTATCTCAAAAAATGATTGAAGGCGGTGAAGTAATAGTAGTTGCAGAACGACCAATTGTCGAAATGGGACGTACAAATTCAGCATCAATTATGAGCGCTGAACAAATTGATGAACTACCCGTACAAAGTTTGACGGACTTAGTCCAATTACAGGCAGGTGTCGTTCTTGACAGAAGCGGCGGTATTCACATCCGAGGCGGGAGGACGAACGAGGTGGCATACCTGGTGGATGGAATTCCGATAAGCGACCAATTTTCATCCGGCGGTGGAAGCTTAATAGGTCTTGAAAGCGGTAATATTCAACAGTTACAAGTGATTAGCGGAACGTTCAACGCAGAATACGGACAAGCACAATCCGGAGTCATCAACGTTATTACGAAAAATCCCGGCACTAAATATACCGGCTCAATACTTTTTTATTCGGGAGATAGAATAAGTAGTAATAACGATATATTTTTAGGAGCAAATGATTTCAGTCCTACTAATGAGCGCAATATTGAGGGTAATATCAGCGGACCGATAGCCGGCAGTTCAAAGTTGGGATTTTATTTTTATGGTCGTCATTTGGTTGATGATGGGTTCCTAACAGGCAGGCAATTAGCTCTACCCGAAGATGGATGGAAAATTTCGGCTTACGATACCTGGTTTAGAAGAAAATTCCCTAATGATCCTTCTGTACAAAATGATATAATTTCTATTCCTGATTCTCTTTTGACCGGTGATGGATCAATTGTTCCTATGAATCCGAAAGAACGATTATTCTTAAACTTAAAGTTAATCTACAAAATTAATCAGGTTATGAATGCCACATATGGTTTATTCTTTGAGGATGAAACAGGTAAAATTTACGATGATGATTATCGGTTTACACCTGATGCATTGAAAAATTCGAAGAAGAGAAGCCAGATTCATTTATTAAATTTCAACCATACTCTAAGTCAAAATATGTTTTACAATGTCGCCTTCAGTTACACAAATCGCAGAAACGAATCATTTCTATTCGAAGATATTATCGACGAACGATTGCAGACAGTTTCTCCGTCGCGTGACCGTTTTAATCTTGGAGGAACCAAGAGCGGAATCGAAAAGATTGAAAACGATAAATTTTTGGCAAAAGCAGATGTTACATGGCAGATTGATAATACTAATCTTCTCAAGATTGGTGGCGAAATTATCAGGCACAGAGTTTCCTTCAGAAGCACTACGCCGGAATTTTCCGATGATGCCGCAGTAGGGTCTAATTTTTTCCCCTCGGATGCCACTCTATCTTTCGATGAATTCTTAAGCCAATCAAGGGAAGCATTACTGGTAGCGCCGCAATTGACCTTAACCGGCAATACCGGATTTAGTGATATTCGATATGATCATAAACCTACCGAGCTGGCTCTATATGCGCAAAATACTGTTGAACTAAACGAGCTTATTCTAAATATGGGTCTGCGGTTTGATTGGTTTAGTCCGGATCATAGCACACTCGTAGATCCACGAGTGAATCCCGCTTTAGGGAGTGTCAGTCTCCTGAGCGCTACTTCATTACAGGATGTGAAGACACAAAAACAGCTTAGTCCCCGGTTTGGCATTGCATATCCAATTTCTGATAAAGGAGTGTTGCACGTAGCTTATGGTCATTTCTTTAAGACTCCGCCATTTGAGTTTATTTTCGATAACTCAGAATACAAAGTAAGCGGTATAAGCGGACCTGTTGTAGGGAATCCGGATCTGAAGCCGCAAAAAACAGTAGCGTATGAAATTGGTTTACAGCAGGAGGTCTTTGATAATATTGGTCTCGACCTGACAATTTTTTATTCCGATTTCAAGAATCTTGTTGGTCTTGAAATTGTACGACAGATTGGTAATTTTAGTAGCTACTTACAAAGAGTCAACATTGATAATGGTACAAACAGAGGGTTTACATTGGCTGTCTCGAAAGTCGGCGGATTTTTATCCGGTTCGCTCGATTACACATTTCAAGTAGGTAGGGGCAGTGAATCTGATCCAAACAACATTGCTATTATTCAAACAGCAGGCGCGGCGGGAGGAGTTATTGAGGATGCGGAAAAGCAGCTTTTATCTTTGGACTGGGATCAAAGGCATACACTAAATGCTACATTGGCAGGAAATATTAATGCCTGGACAGTCAGTTTCATAGGGCGATTTTCCAGCGGTCAGCCTTATACGCCGGAACTATTAAGATTAGATATAAAATCCAAGTTTAAAAATACTGAAAATAAGCCATTGCAACACAGTGTTGATATGTTTATAAGAAAGAATTTCTTACTTGGTAAAAGATCCGCATCATTATTCCTGCGAGTCTTTAATATTTATGATAAAGCCAACGAACTAACTGTTTTCCCTGTAACCGGAAAAGCCGGCAGAGACCATCGATTTGAAATAGAAAAAGAATTAGATACAGCCAGGCTTGTAAATCTTTTCACACTGCAGGATGTAGATATTCGTCAGGACTGGTATTCTGAGCCGCGCAAAGTTGAATTAGGGCTTTCAATCGCGTTTGGGAAATAA
- a CDS encoding PorV/PorQ family protein yields the protein MTIRSVFGNKLDKLTFIDSYRTFLFAVLLLFFALFNEVSAQKSGVFSNSGTNVGTSAAAFLEIGVGARAQSMGGAFVSLADDATAMYWNPAGIGKISGFEASFIHINWLLDTNYDYTGIVTPIGGIFVLGVNTIVFGTDEQPVRIVGQEQGTGEFYSAQDLAVGVTLALNLTDRFSFGINTKYINQRIWNSSATGFAIDVGGMYTTQFDGLKMGFSISNFGTDMRLSGRDIRNVLDPDILNEGVENIPVSYETDSFTLPLLFRFGISYDRPVLSDQTDLILAVDLLHPNNDEETINLGAEYLIHKTFALRAGYRSLFLSDRTSGLSLGAGLSVSPSRSSMKIVVDYGYVNWGILNTVHNFSLGLKF from the coding sequence ATGACAATACGAAGTGTGTTTGGAAATAAGCTGGATAAACTAACGTTTATAGATTCATATCGAACATTTCTATTCGCGGTTCTCCTGCTATTTTTCGCCCTTTTTAACGAGGTGTCTGCTCAGAAAAGCGGAGTATTCAGTAATAGCGGAACTAACGTCGGAACAAGCGCTGCCGCATTCTTAGAAATTGGTGTTGGCGCGCGCGCTCAATCTATGGGTGGTGCATTTGTCTCACTGGCAGACGATGCTACAGCGATGTATTGGAATCCGGCCGGTATCGGAAAAATCTCGGGATTCGAAGCAAGTTTTATTCATATTAATTGGCTATTGGATACAAACTACGATTATACCGGCATTGTTACGCCAATTGGTGGAATCTTTGTACTGGGCGTAAATACTATCGTATTTGGAACGGATGAGCAACCGGTGCGGATAGTCGGGCAAGAACAAGGAACGGGAGAATTTTACTCTGCTCAGGATTTGGCTGTTGGCGTTACGTTAGCTCTAAATTTAACAGATAGGTTTTCATTCGGGATAAATACAAAATATATTAACCAGAGAATTTGGAATAGCAGCGCTACCGGATTTGCTATTGACGTAGGGGGGATGTATACAACACAATTTGACGGATTAAAAATGGGATTCAGCATTTCTAATTTTGGTACAGATATGCGGCTTTCCGGAAGAGATATACGCAATGTACTTGATCCGGATATTCTCAATGAAGGGGTCGAAAATATTCCGGTAAGTTATGAAACGGACTCCTTTACACTGCCGCTCCTTTTTCGCTTCGGTATTTCCTATGACCGTCCGGTGCTTTCCGATCAAACCGATTTGATCCTTGCGGTAGATCTATTGCATCCCAATAATGATGAAGAAACCATAAATCTTGGCGCCGAATATCTGATACACAAGACATTTGCCTTACGGGCTGGATACCGATCTCTATTTCTCTCTGATCGTACAAGCGGATTGTCTTTAGGCGCCGGCTTAAGTGTTTCTCCGTCACGTTCCTCCATGAAAATAGTAGTTGATTATGGTTATGTTAATTGGGGGATACTGAATACGGTTCATAATTTTAGCCTCGGTTTAAAATTTTGA
- a CDS encoding MFS transporter — MFVKDAKYEYWRWRVFGITWLAYVGFYLTRASFSIAKIGILEDPNIEMTAEQMGIIDGVYLAAYAAGQFIWGILGDKVGTRKIVLFGLLGSISAGFAMGVSSLVLAFGVFALVQGLSQSTGWAPLTKNISNWFSLRERGVIMGWWATNYTIGGLIGAPLAGIMAVYFNNWRYAFFAPAIILIIILILFFLLQKNRPQDLGLPAIEEYHDEIESDLSQDEQTKVESEEGSWESIFEVVKNPMVLLLGAVYFFLKPTRYAILFWGPLYINETLGTGMTESAIVSASFFLAGPFSVLAAGYISDKVFNSRRMPYSVISMLLLAVLLFFFNDLASVQSSIVTAILLFFVGFLIFGPDSLVSATAAIDFGTRKGASTASGLINGFGSIGAVVGGTIPGFFKESWGWNGVFVFLSASVLIAGILMIPKWNALPETKGA, encoded by the coding sequence ATGTTTGTAAAGGATGCAAAATACGAATATTGGCGCTGGAGAGTTTTTGGCATCACCTGGTTGGCTTACGTGGGGTTTTATCTGACGAGAGCTTCTTTTTCGATTGCCAAAATTGGAATCCTTGAGGATCCTAACATTGAAATGACCGCAGAACAAATGGGAATTATTGACGGCGTTTATCTTGCTGCTTACGCCGCAGGACAATTTATTTGGGGGATATTAGGAGATAAAGTAGGTACCCGTAAAATCGTGTTGTTCGGGCTCTTGGGATCAATATCTGCAGGATTTGCCATGGGAGTATCATCTCTCGTGTTAGCATTCGGCGTCTTTGCTCTTGTACAAGGGTTAAGTCAATCAACCGGATGGGCGCCACTCACGAAAAATATCTCTAATTGGTTTTCCTTGAGAGAACGCGGTGTAATAATGGGTTGGTGGGCGACAAATTATACTATAGGCGGATTAATAGGAGCGCCTCTCGCCGGGATCATGGCGGTTTATTTTAATAATTGGCGATACGCATTTTTTGCTCCTGCGATTATCCTAATCATCATCCTGATATTATTCTTCCTGCTTCAAAAAAATCGTCCGCAAGACCTCGGTTTACCGGCTATTGAAGAATATCACGACGAGATAGAATCCGATCTTAGTCAGGACGAACAGACAAAAGTTGAGTCGGAAGAAGGATCATGGGAGTCGATATTTGAGGTTGTGAAAAATCCGATGGTTCTGCTATTAGGAGCAGTGTATTTTTTTCTTAAACCGACGCGTTATGCTATCTTATTTTGGGGGCCATTATATATCAACGAAACTTTGGGCACAGGGATGACAGAGTCTGCCATAGTGAGCGCCAGTTTCTTTTTGGCCGGCCCATTCAGTGTTTTAGCGGCGGGATATATTTCCGACAAAGTATTCAATTCGCGTAGAATGCCGTACAGCGTTATTTCTATGCTTCTTCTCGCAGTTTTGCTGTTCTTTTTCAACGACCTAGCTTCAGTTCAGAGTAGTATAGTAACGGCGATTCTTTTATTTTTTGTCGGGTTTTTAATTTTTGGTCCCGATTCGCTGGTAAGCGCCACTGCTGCAATTGATTTCGGGACAAGAAAAGGCGCATCTACCGCTTCCGGGCTGATAAATGGATTTGGTTCAATTGGCGCTGTTGTTGGCGGAACAATTCCCGGGTTTTTTAAGGAGAGCTGGGGTTGGAATGGTGTTTTTGTATTTCTTTCCGCATCAGTTTTGATAGCGGGGATTCTTATGATACCGAAATGGAATGCTCTTCCTGAAACAAAAGGAGCGTAA
- a CDS encoding NAD(P)/FAD-dependent oxidoreductase: MDTVGRLMYNWPGAEFNASLQIPGNSQLSEKLYDIVIVGAGVVGCALAYKLSMYKLKVLLLDKNFDVGEATSKGNSAIIHTGFDAPVGSLESQLVTKASRQWPELAEKLKIPVENCGALLIAVNDEQNKQLDVIYEKALKNGVDDVRLISGAEALKNEPNISKDVIRALSIPRESISDPFGTSVAYTEVAMANGTDILFGVEIKDILNADKEIKTLVSADEYQINTRIIVNVAGLGSRKLADLYDGEAFEINPRRGQFLIFDKFSRSSIKRILLPIPTAQTKGVLVIPTIFGNLIAGPTAEDFTNGDAEVTDTTLEKFHLLLEGASKLFPRLVDNPVIGTFSGVRCNCTQGSYLIHSNDGHDGILTVTGIRSTGFTSSPALAEYLIEELQEKCGLFLENNPNASDSRSENSWPGWWNRPYDNGDLVKENSEYGRIICYCEQISQGEILDHLTSPLRPLTLDAIKRRTRAQMGRCQGFDCQIKIAEIISDHFGIPINKVTKHGPMTEITASPLSDAVEN; this comes from the coding sequence ATGGATACCGTCGGAAGACTGATGTATAATTGGCCGGGTGCAGAGTTTAACGCATCATTACAAATCCCGGGTAACTCACAGTTAAGTGAAAAACTTTATGATATAGTAATAGTCGGTGCCGGAGTGGTCGGCTGCGCTCTTGCATATAAGTTGTCCATGTATAAACTGAAGGTACTTTTACTCGACAAAAATTTTGATGTAGGGGAAGCAACAAGTAAAGGTAACAGCGCTATTATTCATACCGGATTTGATGCGCCGGTGGGCAGTTTGGAATCGCAGTTAGTTACGAAGGCTTCCAGACAATGGCCTGAATTAGCCGAGAAATTGAAGATTCCCGTTGAGAATTGCGGCGCACTGCTCATAGCTGTTAATGATGAACAGAATAAACAATTAGATGTTATTTACGAAAAGGCATTGAAAAACGGTGTTGATGATGTCCGGTTGATTAGCGGGGCAGAGGCTTTGAAGAATGAGCCGAACATTTCGAAAGATGTTATACGAGCGCTATCAATTCCGAGAGAATCAATTTCTGATCCATTTGGAACATCGGTAGCCTATACAGAAGTAGCGATGGCAAACGGCACTGATATTCTTTTCGGAGTCGAAATAAAAGATATTCTAAATGCGGATAAAGAAATTAAAACACTTGTAAGTGCGGACGAATATCAGATCAACACGCGAATTATTGTCAATGTAGCAGGTCTGGGTAGTCGGAAACTGGCTGATCTATATGATGGAGAAGCATTTGAAATAAATCCGAGACGGGGACAGTTTCTAATATTCGATAAATTCAGTCGCTCGTCAATCAAGAGGATTCTCTTACCAATTCCCACAGCGCAGACTAAGGGTGTTCTGGTTATTCCAACTATTTTCGGCAACTTGATCGCAGGTCCCACAGCAGAAGATTTTACGAACGGCGATGCGGAAGTTACCGACACTACTCTTGAAAAGTTTCATTTATTATTGGAAGGCGCTTCAAAATTGTTTCCGAGATTGGTAGATAATCCTGTCATCGGAACTTTTTCAGGAGTCCGCTGCAACTGTACTCAGGGAAGTTACCTGATTCATTCTAATGATGGTCATGACGGAATTCTGACTGTAACCGGAATTCGATCAACAGGCTTTACATCTTCTCCTGCTTTAGCCGAGTATTTGATCGAGGAGCTTCAAGAAAAATGTGGATTATTTCTGGAAAATAATCCCAACGCTTCGGACAGCCGCTCCGAAAACAGCTGGCCGGGCTGGTGGAATAGGCCTTATGATAATGGAGATTTAGTTAAGGAAAATTCGGAGTATGGCAGAATAATCTGTTACTGCGAACAAATCTCGCAGGGTGAAATCTTGGACCATCTCACATCACCATTGCGGCCACTTACGCTTGATGCGATTAAGAGGAGAACGCGAGCTCAAATGGGCAGATGCCAAGGTTTTGACTGTCAGATAAAAATTGCTGAGATAATATCGGATCATTTTGGTATCCCGATAAACAAAGTTACGAAGCATGGACCAATGACCGAGATAACAGCTTCGCCGTTATCCGACGCAGTAGAAAATTAG
- a CDS encoding NAD(P)/FAD-dependent oxidoreductase, translating to MKTAEHFKVIIIGGGPAGIGAAVGLSKRGIKSILILERNDELGGIPSFYKKKKGGIRTFIRWSRGGVPVFGEDYAKWLESQISKRNIEYRLQSQVLEIEPKEKKVTFVNPAEGKNRLTADVIIMACGSREETTAERGFMMGSRPMRVFFTKQLLQLIDKHSLLPMRNPVIIGSDLIAYAAAAKLRKAGAEEAIIVDKGRKPKCSIFERLYFRRWSKPVYHGLNSLESVTVVGSGAVTGIKFSNGEFIKCDGVAICGELIPNSELALVGNLKVELPSRKPVVGPDYQLSEPGWFVAGNILGGFHGAEWCYFNGNKVSKKVIKYLSKNSSSNY from the coding sequence TTGAAAACGGCTGAGCATTTTAAAGTTATTATCATCGGCGGCGGTCCAGCCGGAATAGGGGCTGCGGTGGGATTGTCCAAAAGGGGAATCAAGTCCATCCTCATACTCGAACGAAACGATGAACTGGGCGGCATTCCATCATTTTATAAGAAGAAAAAAGGGGGAATACGAACTTTTATAAGATGGTCACGAGGGGGCGTTCCCGTATTCGGCGAAGATTATGCAAAGTGGCTTGAATCTCAAATATCAAAACGAAATATTGAATATCGGCTGCAAAGTCAGGTTCTTGAAATCGAGCCAAAAGAAAAAAAGGTGACTTTCGTAAATCCGGCTGAAGGGAAAAATAGGCTGACTGCGGATGTCATAATCATGGCATGCGGTTCCAGAGAAGAAACAACCGCAGAACGTGGATTTATGATGGGTTCAAGACCAATGAGAGTGTTTTTCACGAAGCAACTTCTCCAACTGATAGATAAACATAGCTTATTGCCTATGCGAAATCCTGTTATCATCGGTTCTGATCTGATTGCCTATGCAGCGGCAGCCAAATTAAGAAAAGCCGGAGCAGAAGAAGCGATTATTGTGGATAAGGGTCGAAAACCTAAATGCTCCATATTTGAACGCCTATATTTTCGGCGTTGGAGCAAACCCGTTTATCATGGGCTAAACTCATTGGAGTCGGTCACTGTCGTTGGGTCCGGTGCCGTTACCGGTATCAAATTTTCCAATGGTGAATTCATTAAATGTGATGGAGTTGCAATTTGCGGAGAGCTTATTCCTAACAGCGAGTTGGCGTTGGTGGGGAATCTGAAGGTAGAGCTTCCATCGCGCAAGCCGGTAGTCGGACCGGATTATCAACTTTCTGAACCCGGGTGGTTTGTGGCCGGTAATATTCTTGGTGGATTTCACGGCGCTGAGTGGTGCTATTTTAACGGCAATAAAGTCTCCAAAAAAGTTATAAAATATTTATCTAAAAACTCAAGCAGTAATTATTAG